The region CCCGTCCGGCTCGTGGAACTACTTCAGCGTAACGCCGCGCGGGATTCTGCCGGCCGATAAATTCACGATCGAAAGCGTGACCTTCATGAATATGGGGGGGGTCGCGGATCCGGTCGAAGAAAACGACCTCATACCCTTGCTCTCGATTCCGAATTTACGGTCGCTGAGCATCCATATCCGAGTCGACTCCAGAGCCCTGCGGGTACTCAGAGGACTTCAAAATCTCGAGAGCTTGAGTTTCTTAAATACGCCGCTTACCGACGAAGACACGATCCACGTGCGCGGCCTCGTCAATCTTCAAAACCTGACGTTCTCTTATTGCCAGATCACCGATGCCGCTTTGAGCAACTTCAGGGAGCTGACCAATCTCAGAACGTTGAATCTGACCTCGACGCAAATCACCGGCGTCGGGTTCAGTCAGTTGAACGGGCTCACGCAACTACGTTCCCTCAACTTATTCAATTCTCCGATCACCGATGCCGGCCTGCTTCAAATTCAGCGTCTAAGCTCTTCGGTAAGAACATTGGATGTGACGGGCAGCGCCGTTACCGATTCCGGGATGGCGAACTTCCGAGGCTTGACCGACTTGGAAAACCTCACCTTGCGAAATACGAGTACGACCGACGCCACGCTGCGGACGCTCGAAGGACGCACGCGGCTGCAACGGGTTGTAGTCAGCAAGAACATGACGACGGCGGGGGCTCAAGCTTTGCAGAAAGCGATCCCCAGCTGCCGCATCGAATTCCCGCAATAACCGCTCGTTCGCTATCTTCGCTCCGCGTCTTCCAATCGACGGTCGCCTACTTCGCGTCTACTTCACATCGCGCACAGGGCGCATTGCCGGGAGCGTGATCATCTTCTTCTCGTCAGCGGCTTCGCGCGCCCGCAAGACGAGATCGGTGGCGTAAAAGCAATCGTCGGCCGTGATGCGCGGCACGGGTCCGCCGCGCAAAAACTTGGCGAACTCGGCGAACAGCGGCTCGGTCGTGCCGAAGGGAATTCGCTCGACCTTCCCCCCCGCGATGAGCGTGATCGCGTCATCCCCTTCGTTCACTTCCACGATCCCTTTCGAGCCGACGATCCGGAGCCGTTCGTCGGCCTTCGTCGGCGCCTCGGCGGGCCGCAGATAATCGAGCCGAGCGGTGAACGACGCTCCGTTCGACAGCTGCGCGAGAATCGAGGCCTGGCTCTCCGTTCGGCCCATCTCCGGCCGGCCGATGTTGCCGTGCAACGCGGCCAGCTGCGTGAACTCCAAGCCCGTGATCCAGCGAATGATGTCGAGCGAATGAATCCCGATATAGGGAATGGTGCCGCCGAACCTCTCGCGACTGCGAAACCACTCCGCGCGCTCGCCCCAAATGTAAGAACGTTGCGTCGAGACCTGAGATACCTCGCCGATATCGCCGCGCCGAATGATCTCCCGGAGCCGGACGTTTTTCGCCTGATGCCGCAGTTCGAGCAGCATCGTGAGCTGCGACTTCGACGCGGCGAAAGCGGTGCGCAGCCGGTCCAAATCGGCCGGCGTCGTCGCCAGCGGCTTCTCCGCCAC is a window of Planctomycetia bacterium DNA encoding:
- a CDS encoding Gfo/Idh/MocA family oxidoreductase encodes the protein MKLAIIGLKGNARNVLGGARALGDVEVVAISEADPEALKAFVEKDPLLGGVQTYAHWRQLLEHTMPDVCCVADEPGLRAEQIGALLERGVHVVAEKPLATTPADLDRLRTAFAASKSQLTMLLELRHQAKNVRLREIIRRGDIGEVSQVSTQRSYIWGERAEWFRSRERFGGTIPYIGIHSLDIIRWITGLEFTQLAALHGNIGRPEMGRTESQASILAQLSNGASFTARLDYLRPAEAPTKADERLRIVGSKGIVEVNEGDDAITLIAGGKVERIPFGTTEPLFAEFAKFLRGGPVPRITADDCFYATDLVLRAREAADEKKMITLPAMRPVRDVK